ATAGCATACGATCGTGAGGATGCGTTGGGTTTTGGAGAAAGAAACCGTCCTCATGATGACGTTCATACCTATTTAAGTGTATATGAATCAGCATTGGCGCGATCTGATCCACGGCGTCACTGGTGCATGCGTGCTGCTTCAGAAGCGAAGGTCGATATGTTTCATGCCGCTGGTTTGTCCTCAGGTGGAACAAGTGACGGTGCTCCAGGGATTCGACAATATCATTCTGGATACTATGCTGCATTTTTGCTTGATCCTGAAGGTAATCGTATTGAAGCCGTTTTTCATCATGCCCTATAGCGCTGACAAGGTACACGCCAACTCGGCGCACGCAGTTATAAAAACGTCCAGTTGGGCGCGCAATGATTTTCCGCGAGGAAAATCGCCCTCTATTTTCCATTCTTCTATTTTCTGAAGTCCTGTGCTGTATCGGGGGCGAAAAATCGAGAAAATAGAAAATGGAGCATGGAAAATAGAGGTTTTCAAAATTGAGCAAATTGAAGCTTCAGTAACATTACTCCCCTACTCCCCTAAGAGATAACGGCGGGCAGCGGCTTCCATAATGGCGGGCGTCGTGAGCTCGGTTTTCAGTTCCAATGCGCGACAATCCAGCGGAGCATGGAGGTGCAGCGTCGTTGTGCCGGCGGGCGCTCGCAGCGGTGGTGCCAGGCGCGGATGGGTCAACGGAGCGGCTATCCAATCACGTTGGGGTCGGGCGAGTGGTCCCAAGATGATTGCGGGATCGATCCGTGCCATGCGTCATTATATATATCGGCAGAACGGGGGAAAAAGTTGCTCCATCCGGCGGCATTACTGTCCCTTCGGGGCATCCGTATTCATCGTCAGTCGCTTCGCTGCCGTCACCAGTTGCAGAAACTCTTGGCGATAACCATCCGGATCGTTGCCTTTGGCGCGGGCGGCGAGTTGGGCGACGGCGTCGAACGTGAGTGTCCCGAGATGCGGCGACTCGCGCAGTAGCATCCCGAAACCGGCGACACTGGCGGCGAAGCGGAAATCTTCGGTGGCTTGTTCGAACAGCTGTCCGCCATCGGTAACCGCCACGTCGATCAGTTGACTGCT
This region of Deltaproteobacteria bacterium genomic DNA includes:
- a CDS encoding VOC family protein, with product MQLLDHVSITVRQLKVVKPFYMAVMSALDACIAYDREDALGFGERNRPHDDVHTYLSVYESALARSDPRRHWCMRAASEAKVDMFHAAGLSSGGTSDGAPGIRQYHSGYYAAFLLDPEGNRIEAVFHHAL